The following proteins are co-located in the Paludibaculum fermentans genome:
- a CDS encoding response regulator, with protein sequence MSEAITVLLADDHSLVRKGFRRMLEDDEAVQVVGEAANGPQAIEMALRLKPAVIVMDLAMPELDGIQATAQILKQLPNTGILILSMYSEDTYVRNAFAAGARGYLLKNALEVDLPYAIKEVAAGRTVVAPGLNLPTQEPASEESKLTQREREVLRYIVQGKSNKEIAGILGLSVNTVSVHRANLMQALGIHRTADLVVYAIRKGLVALPEPPGPE encoded by the coding sequence ATGAGTGAGGCGATCACAGTTTTGCTCGCCGACGATCATTCCCTGGTGCGGAAAGGCTTCCGGCGCATGCTGGAAGACGACGAAGCCGTGCAGGTTGTGGGTGAGGCGGCCAACGGCCCGCAGGCCATCGAAATGGCGCTGCGGCTGAAGCCCGCGGTCATCGTGATGGATCTGGCCATGCCGGAGCTCGATGGAATTCAGGCCACGGCCCAGATTCTCAAGCAGTTGCCCAACACCGGAATCCTCATCCTCTCGATGTATTCCGAAGATACGTACGTGCGCAACGCCTTCGCGGCCGGTGCGCGCGGCTACCTGCTGAAGAACGCCCTAGAGGTCGATCTCCCCTACGCCATCAAGGAGGTGGCGGCCGGCCGCACCGTGGTCGCGCCGGGTTTGAACCTGCCGACGCAGGAACCGGCCAGCGAGGAAAGCAAACTCACCCAGCGCGAACGCGAAGTGCTGCGCTACATCGTGCAGGGCAAATCGAACAAGGAGATCGCCGGCATCCTTGGACTCAGTGTGAACACCGTAAGCGTCCACCGCGCCAACCTCATGCAGGCGCTCGGCATCCACCGCACGGCGGATCTCGTGGTCTATGCCATCCGCAAGGGCCTCGTGGCTCTTCCGGAACCCCCTGGACCGGAGTGA
- a CDS encoding sensor histidine kinase, which yields MPARTPTVIQLVGLGVTLGAVAVFSIFTLKQLDGLRRLESDSVDRSRRDSLQLIRIQNNLTQLGLALRDMAEGTEPYPITGYKPEFDRMRGDLQDALSVEAQLMPATRTPAQQEMLNSTFSRFWGEVDHLWTVAGQDQTNEARALIRTRLESERSTMTTVIARLLVQNSEAEGAAVQQITAIYGRVEKNLYMLLAAVVAAISITSALVIRHDRRVFAQLTRLSEERKELAGQVISVQEDVFRNLARELHDEFGQVLTAVGVMLQRVEKKLPEASRQREDIHEVREIANQTLERVRSMSQMLHPPVLDDYGLENSIEWYLRQFEKQTGFQVHYEKIGIGPWIGDTVAIHVYRILQESLNNIVRHSGTTEAWVKVAYSPATLCLDVEDHGAGLEGKPARKGLGLIGMRERAELLGGQIEFQRPAEGGTRVKLVVPLPAGGVHE from the coding sequence ATGCCGGCGCGGACACCCACTGTCATTCAATTGGTCGGCCTCGGCGTCACGCTGGGGGCAGTGGCGGTCTTTTCCATCTTCACCCTGAAGCAATTGGACGGCTTGCGCCGCCTGGAGTCCGACAGCGTCGATCGCAGCCGCCGCGATTCCCTGCAACTCATTCGCATCCAGAACAATCTGACCCAGCTCGGCCTGGCCCTGCGCGACATGGCGGAAGGTACCGAACCCTATCCCATTACGGGCTACAAACCGGAGTTCGACCGCATGCGCGGCGACCTGCAGGACGCCCTCTCCGTTGAGGCGCAGTTGATGCCCGCCACCCGCACACCCGCCCAGCAGGAGATGCTCAACAGCACGTTTTCGCGGTTCTGGGGCGAGGTGGACCATCTCTGGACCGTCGCCGGGCAAGACCAGACGAACGAGGCGCGCGCGCTCATCCGCACCCGGCTGGAGTCCGAGCGCTCCACGATGACCACCGTCATCGCCCGGCTCCTCGTCCAGAACAGCGAGGCGGAAGGCGCGGCCGTCCAACAGATCACGGCCATCTACGGGCGCGTGGAGAAGAACCTCTACATGTTGTTGGCCGCCGTTGTGGCGGCGATCTCCATCACCAGTGCCCTGGTGATCCGCCATGACCGGCGTGTCTTCGCGCAGCTCACGCGCCTATCGGAAGAGCGTAAGGAACTGGCTGGCCAGGTCATCTCCGTCCAGGAAGATGTCTTCCGCAACCTCGCCCGTGAGCTGCACGACGAGTTCGGACAGGTGTTGACCGCGGTCGGCGTCATGCTGCAGCGTGTCGAGAAGAAACTGCCGGAAGCCTCCAGGCAGCGCGAGGACATCCATGAGGTGCGGGAGATCGCTAACCAGACCCTGGAGCGCGTCCGCAGCATGTCACAAATGCTCCATCCGCCCGTCCTCGACGACTACGGCCTGGAGAACAGTATCGAGTGGTATCTCCGCCAGTTCGAGAAACAGACCGGCTTTCAGGTCCACTATGAGAAGATCGGCATAGGCCCGTGGATCGGGGACACCGTCGCGATCCACGTTTACCGGATCTTGCAGGAGTCCTTGAACAACATCGTGCGCCACTCCGGAACAACCGAGGCTTGGGTGAAGGTGGCTTATTCGCCCGCCACTCTCTGCCTGGATGTGGAGGATCACGGCGCCGGACTGGAAGGCAAGCCCGCCCGCAAGGGCCTTGGGCTCATCGGCATGCGCGAACGCGCCGAGCTGTTGGGCGGGCAGATCGAGTTTCAACGGCCGGCAGAGGGCGGAACCCGTGTGAAGCTGGTTGTACCGCTGCCCGCGGGAGGTGTGCATGAGTGA
- a CDS encoding M3 family metallopeptidase encodes MSEANPLLGIRLPLPFDEVRPEHVKPAIEALIQQARAQLDDLASLPGPRTYENTMAALDMAAEPLDVAVSVVRHLEGVVMTAELRAAWNEVQPEVSAFYSSIPLHEGLWKALQAYAATEDAKQLQGVKARFLKKTVEAFRRHGAELDEEGKRKLEALDIELAVITTKFAQNVLDATAAYEYFIEDEALLAGLPASAVAGARQAAEARGKQGWRFSLQAPSYLAVMTYLDAREIREKFYRAYSRRAAEPNSELIAKILDLRRAKARLLGFSTFADFNLVERMAKNGATAQAFVRDLRSKTETAFHHENDALLAFARELSGGALTALEPWDVAYYSEKQRASQYAFEEEDLRPYFPLEKVVAGMFDVVHRLYGITVVEGPKVPVWHPEVKYYEIRDEDGSLLGSFYADWFPRDTKRGGAWMDAFMTGSWAGSEWRPHIGLMCGNVTPPLGDAPALLTHREVETVFHEFGHLLHHSLSRVEVKSLSGTNVAWDFVELPSQIMENWCWERESLDMFARHWQTGETIPDELLQKMRAARTFRAANAQMRQLGFATVDLALHIDFKPETDGDPVKYGNRLLAAFAPAPFPEDYAMLAGFTHLFADPTGYGAGYYSYKWAEVLDADAFTRFKHEGLFSRETGRSFRDNILSRGDSEDPAVLFRGFMGRDPDPGALLTRLGLV; translated from the coding sequence GTGAGCGAAGCAAACCCCCTGCTGGGCATACGTCTGCCCCTCCCATTCGATGAAGTTCGACCGGAGCATGTGAAGCCGGCGATCGAGGCACTCATCCAACAGGCGCGCGCCCAATTGGACGATCTGGCGTCCTTGCCGGGACCCCGGACCTACGAGAATACGATGGCCGCACTGGATATGGCGGCTGAGCCGCTGGATGTGGCGGTGAGCGTGGTGCGCCACCTGGAGGGCGTGGTGATGACCGCGGAGTTGCGGGCGGCCTGGAACGAAGTCCAGCCCGAGGTGAGCGCGTTCTACTCCTCCATCCCCCTGCACGAGGGTTTGTGGAAGGCCCTGCAGGCCTATGCCGCGACAGAGGATGCAAAGCAGTTGCAGGGTGTGAAGGCTCGCTTCCTGAAGAAGACCGTGGAAGCGTTCCGGCGTCATGGCGCGGAGTTGGATGAGGAGGGCAAGCGCAAGCTGGAGGCCCTGGACATCGAACTGGCCGTCATCACCACGAAGTTCGCCCAGAACGTGCTGGATGCGACGGCGGCCTACGAGTATTTCATTGAAGACGAGGCACTGCTGGCCGGATTGCCGGCCTCGGCCGTAGCGGGGGCGCGTCAGGCGGCCGAAGCACGTGGGAAGCAGGGCTGGCGGTTCTCGCTACAGGCACCCAGCTATCTGGCCGTGATGACCTATCTCGATGCCCGCGAGATTCGCGAGAAGTTCTATCGTGCCTACAGCCGCAGGGCCGCGGAACCGAACAGCGAGCTCATCGCGAAGATCCTGGATCTGCGCCGGGCCAAGGCGCGCCTGCTGGGCTTCTCCACCTTTGCCGACTTCAATCTGGTGGAGCGCATGGCGAAGAACGGGGCCACGGCGCAGGCGTTCGTCCGGGATCTGCGCTCGAAGACCGAGACCGCCTTCCATCATGAGAACGACGCGCTGCTTGCGTTTGCCAGGGAACTCTCCGGCGGGGCGTTGACAGCGCTGGAACCGTGGGATGTCGCCTATTACTCAGAGAAGCAGCGGGCGTCCCAGTACGCTTTTGAGGAAGAGGATCTGCGGCCGTACTTCCCGTTGGAGAAGGTGGTCGCGGGCATGTTCGATGTGGTGCACCGGCTGTACGGCATCACTGTCGTTGAAGGGCCGAAGGTTCCGGTGTGGCACCCCGAGGTGAAGTATTACGAGATCCGCGACGAGGACGGTTCTCTGCTGGGCTCGTTCTATGCCGACTGGTTCCCACGCGACACCAAACGCGGCGGAGCCTGGATGGATGCCTTCATGACCGGCAGTTGGGCGGGCAGCGAGTGGCGCCCGCACATCGGGTTGATGTGTGGCAACGTGACGCCCCCGCTGGGAGATGCTCCGGCGCTGTTGACGCACCGCGAGGTCGAGACGGTGTTCCACGAGTTCGGCCACCTGCTGCATCACAGCCTGAGCCGCGTGGAGGTGAAGAGCCTCTCCGGCACCAACGTGGCCTGGGACTTTGTCGAACTGCCCAGCCAGATCATGGAGAACTGGTGCTGGGAGCGCGAGTCGCTGGACATGTTCGCACGCCACTGGCAGACGGGTGAGACGATTCCCGACGAGTTGCTGCAGAAGATGCGCGCGGCCCGCACCTTCCGGGCGGCCAATGCACAGATGCGCCAACTTGGCTTTGCCACAGTGGACCTGGCGCTCCATATCGACTTCAAGCCTGAGACGGATGGCGATCCGGTAAAGTACGGCAACCGGCTGCTGGCCGCGTTCGCGCCGGCGCCGTTCCCCGAGGACTATGCCATGCTGGCCGGGTTCACGCACCTGTTTGCGGATCCGACCGGCTATGGAGCGGGCTACTACAGCTACAAGTGGGCGGAGGTGCTCGATGCCGATGCGTTCACCCGCTTCAAGCACGAGGGCCTGTTCTCCCGGGAGACGGGCCGTTCGTTCCGCGACAATATCCTCTCGCGTGGCGACAGTGAAGATCCGGCGGTCCTGTTCCGCGGCTTCATGGGCCGCGATCCGGACCCTGGCGCCCTGCTGACGAGGCTGGGGCTCGTATGA
- a CDS encoding YybH family protein → MKFIVLSLLLCAAPLLAADVPQQLMEADRAFDSATLARGLDGWMSFFADDARLNQRPTEIVGKAALREFYSGMFARKEFSIRWQPIHAEASMDGTLGFTYGVSQISFRDDQGELVKHEGRYLTVWRRQRDGSWKVTTDIGS, encoded by the coding sequence ATGAAGTTTATTGTTCTCTCCCTGTTGTTGTGTGCGGCGCCGCTGCTGGCGGCCGATGTGCCCCAGCAACTGATGGAGGCCGATCGGGCCTTCGACTCCGCCACCCTCGCCCGGGGGCTCGACGGCTGGATGAGCTTCTTCGCCGACGACGCCCGGTTGAACCAGCGGCCCACTGAGATTGTCGGCAAAGCCGCACTGCGCGAGTTCTACTCCGGGATGTTCGCGCGCAAGGAGTTTTCCATCCGCTGGCAACCGATCCACGCTGAAGCTTCAATGGACGGCACGCTCGGCTTCACCTATGGCGTCAGCCAGATCAGCTTCCGGGACGACCAAGGCGAACTCGTGAAACACGAGGGCCGCTATCTCACCGTCTGGCGCAGGCAACGGGACGGCAGTTGGAAAGTCACCACCGATATCGGAAGTTAG
- a CDS encoding response regulator transcription factor, protein MSIRILIAEDQAMVLGALAALLSTEHDLEVTGQARDGAEALSLLETAQPDVVLSDIEMPNMTGLELAAEIRRQKRAAKVIILTTFARPGYLRRALEAGVSGYLLKDSPAATLAAAIRRVYAGGRSIDPDLAAEAWTEQDLLTERERQVLRLAGEGSSSADIALKLSLSEGTVRNYLSEAISKLGAANRVDAARIARQRGWL, encoded by the coding sequence TTGAGCATCCGGATTCTCATCGCCGAAGACCAGGCCATGGTGCTAGGCGCACTGGCTGCGCTGCTCTCCACTGAGCATGATCTGGAAGTCACCGGGCAGGCGCGCGATGGCGCCGAGGCCCTGTCGCTGCTCGAGACGGCTCAGCCCGACGTGGTGTTGTCCGATATCGAAATGCCCAATATGACCGGGCTCGAGCTCGCCGCCGAGATCCGCCGGCAGAAGCGTGCCGCGAAGGTGATCATCCTGACGACCTTTGCACGGCCTGGCTACCTGCGCCGCGCTCTTGAGGCCGGTGTCAGCGGATACCTCTTGAAGGACTCGCCGGCCGCGACGCTGGCCGCGGCCATCCGCCGCGTATACGCAGGGGGCCGCTCCATCGACCCCGATCTGGCCGCGGAGGCGTGGACTGAGCAGGATCTACTCACCGAACGCGAACGGCAGGTGCTGCGCCTGGCCGGGGAAGGTAGTTCGTCCGCCGACATTGCGCTCAAACTCAGCCTGTCCGAGGGCACTGTACGCAACTATCTGTCCGAGGCCATCAGCAAGCTGGGCGCCGCCAACCGCGTGGATGCGGCGCGCATTGCCCGGCAGCGCGGCTGGCTGTGA
- a CDS encoding sensor histidine kinase — MPYLWLVYSLPFLLTPAFRGNGLWDWVTTLSAYAVFLAAYFRGFWVRGWQLPAIIGVFCLLAIVFAKENSAALVFFVYAASFTPELGEPRKGWMGLGIVMAIELATVTLLGMHWQRWAAPAIFTPLVGLMVMHYTQRRRLTLRLMQTQGELARMAQIAERERIARDLHDLLGHTLSVIVLKSELASRLAENDTKRAIAEIRDVERISREALAEVRAAVRGYRSAGLMAEVESARQALRSAGIELECDLGSGPLPAAQEGVLALAIREACTNVVRHARATRCRMALRRGPRQYELEIADDGQGGTANEGAGLSGMRERVEALGGTLEHDGSSGMRLLLRLPLEAV, encoded by the coding sequence ATGCCCTACTTGTGGCTGGTGTACTCGCTGCCATTCCTCCTGACTCCGGCGTTTCGCGGCAATGGCTTGTGGGATTGGGTCACCACCCTGTCGGCTTATGCGGTCTTCCTGGCTGCCTACTTCCGCGGCTTCTGGGTGCGCGGCTGGCAACTGCCGGCAATCATCGGAGTCTTCTGCCTGTTGGCCATTGTGTTCGCGAAGGAGAATTCCGCGGCGTTGGTGTTCTTCGTCTACGCCGCCTCATTCACGCCGGAATTAGGAGAGCCGCGCAAAGGCTGGATGGGGCTGGGCATCGTGATGGCCATCGAACTGGCAACCGTCACCTTGCTCGGAATGCACTGGCAAAGATGGGCGGCTCCCGCCATCTTCACCCCACTGGTCGGACTGATGGTGATGCACTACACCCAGCGGCGGCGCCTGACGCTGCGCCTGATGCAGACCCAGGGAGAGTTGGCGCGGATGGCCCAGATCGCCGAACGGGAACGCATCGCCCGCGATCTGCACGACCTACTGGGGCACACATTATCGGTCATCGTGCTGAAGTCCGAACTGGCTTCGCGGTTGGCCGAGAACGATACGAAACGGGCGATCGCCGAGATCCGGGACGTCGAGCGGATTTCACGGGAAGCGCTGGCTGAGGTGCGCGCGGCAGTTCGGGGTTACCGGTCGGCGGGCCTGATGGCTGAGGTGGAGAGCGCGCGGCAGGCGCTGCGCTCCGCAGGGATCGAACTGGAGTGCGATCTGGGCAGCGGCCCCCTGCCCGCCGCGCAGGAAGGTGTGCTGGCATTGGCCATTCGCGAAGCCTGCACGAACGTTGTTCGTCACGCCCGGGCCACGCGCTGCCGCATGGCTCTGCGCCGGGGCCCGCGTCAATACGAACTGGAGATCGCCGACGACGGGCAGGGCGGCACGGCCAACGAAGGAGCCGGACTCAGCGGCATGCGCGAACGCGTCGAGGCGTTGGGCGGCACCCTGGAACACGACGGATCCAGCGGTATGCGCCTACTGCTCCGATTGCCCCTGGAGGCCGTTTGA
- a CDS encoding ABC transporter permease codes for MNTYWLEAKFQFLSLLRTPRFAVPTLLLPPLFYLFFGILMNTGRVPPVSLAQSILVGYAVFGALAASMWGVAVTLSTERNLGWLEVKRASPMPLGSYFVSKIAAAMAFSLTILLLLGLLAQYLGHVGLSATQWLQLAVCVLVASIPLCGMGLLVGTLTSASATPAVVNLISMPMAICSGLWLPIDFLPAQMQQAAIFLPTYHALQIGRTIVGRRATWPVEWHLVVLLGFALLFLALTAGAWRRQRQ; via the coding sequence ATGAATACCTACTGGCTGGAAGCCAAGTTCCAATTTCTATCCCTGCTGCGCACGCCGCGCTTCGCCGTACCCACGCTGCTGCTGCCGCCGCTGTTCTATCTGTTTTTCGGCATCCTCATGAACACCGGCCGCGTCCCGCCGGTGAGCCTGGCGCAGTCGATTCTCGTCGGCTACGCCGTGTTCGGGGCGCTCGCTGCATCGATGTGGGGTGTCGCCGTCACCCTCTCTACGGAGCGCAATTTGGGCTGGTTAGAGGTGAAACGGGCTAGCCCCATGCCGCTGGGCTCGTACTTCGTATCCAAGATTGCCGCCGCCATGGCCTTCTCGCTCACGATTCTGCTGCTGCTCGGGCTGCTGGCCCAGTATCTGGGGCACGTTGGCCTCAGCGCTACTCAGTGGCTGCAGCTAGCCGTCTGCGTCCTGGTCGCCAGCATTCCTTTGTGCGGCATGGGCCTGCTGGTGGGTACTCTCACCAGCGCCAGTGCCACGCCGGCGGTGGTCAACCTGATCAGCATGCCCATGGCGATCTGCTCCGGCCTCTGGCTCCCCATCGACTTCCTGCCCGCGCAGATGCAGCAGGCGGCCATTTTCCTGCCCACCTATCATGCGCTGCAGATCGGTCGTACAATCGTGGGCAGACGCGCCACATGGCCCGTTGAGTGGCATCTGGTGGTCCTGCTGGGATTTGCCCTGCTGTTCCTGGCTTTGACTGCCGGAGCGTGGCGCCGCCAGCGCCAATAA
- a CDS encoding ABC transporter ATP-binding protein, whose product MIIAELRNIRKRFGPVTALDGFDLQIEQGQLLALLGRNGAGKTTATKLLLGLTSADEGAARVFGHDPRQCAGRLRTGAMLQAGQVPETLRVAEHIELFSSYYPKPLPAGEAIRAAGLEGLERRMYGSLSGGQRQRVLFALAICGRPDLLLLDEPTVGLDVDSRRGLWKHIRHFVAGGGSVLLTTHYLEEADVLADHVAVIDKGRRIAEGSPAEIKRSICARRISCITELADDRLRALEGVQSVTRAGGRVTLTAVDSDTVLHRLLTADPRVREVEIQGAGLEEAFLALTEVAQ is encoded by the coding sequence ATGATCATTGCGGAACTGCGGAACATCAGGAAGCGATTCGGCCCGGTAACGGCGCTGGATGGCTTCGATCTCCAAATCGAACAGGGACAACTGCTGGCGCTGCTGGGACGGAACGGCGCAGGCAAGACCACCGCCACCAAGCTGCTGCTGGGCCTGACTTCGGCTGACGAGGGCGCGGCACGCGTCTTCGGCCACGACCCCCGCCAGTGCGCCGGCCGTTTGCGTACCGGCGCCATGCTACAGGCTGGACAGGTACCCGAAACGCTGCGTGTGGCCGAGCACATCGAGCTCTTCTCCAGCTATTACCCCAAGCCCCTGCCGGCCGGCGAAGCGATCCGGGCGGCTGGGCTGGAGGGCCTGGAGCGGCGCATGTACGGCTCGCTCTCCGGCGGTCAGCGGCAACGGGTATTGTTCGCCCTCGCCATTTGCGGCCGGCCGGACCTGCTGCTGCTGGACGAACCGACAGTCGGCCTGGATGTGGACAGCCGCCGCGGCCTGTGGAAGCACATTCGCCACTTTGTTGCAGGCGGAGGCAGCGTGCTGTTGACGACCCACTATCTGGAGGAAGCCGACGTGCTGGCGGACCATGTGGCTGTGATCGACAAGGGCCGCCGCATCGCCGAGGGGTCTCCGGCCGAGATCAAGCGCTCCATCTGCGCCCGCCGCATCTCCTGCATCACGGAGCTGGCAGACGACCGGTTGCGGGCTTTGGAAGGAGTGCAATCAGTGACCCGCGCCGGCGGACGCGTCACCCTTACCGCGGTCGACAGCGACACCGTGCTCCACAGGCTGCTCACAGCCGATCCCCGGGTTCGTGAAGTGGAAATCCAGGGCGCCGGCCTGGAAGAAGCGTTTCTTGCATTGACGGAGGTGGCCCAATGA